The DNA sequence TTATTAGATCGATGCAATTGACATTATAAGTTTCACAAACATTAGGAATCTTTGTTCGTTTGGGTGAATTTGTCCATTTTTCCTCCGTGACGACAATTCCATTTCGTTGTAAAGCTAAGG is a window from the Methanosarcinales archaeon genome containing:
- a CDS encoding DUF4411 family protein, which translates into the protein LALQRNGIVVTEEKWTNSPKRTKIPNVCETYNVNCIDLINMIRELKWKF